One window of Lemur catta isolate mLemCat1 chromosome 3, mLemCat1.pri, whole genome shotgun sequence genomic DNA carries:
- the SMAP2 gene encoding stromal membrane-associated protein 2 isoform X3 gives MQEMGNGKANRLYEAYLPETFRRPQIDPAVEGFIRDKYEKKKYMDRSLDINAFRKERDDKWKRGSEPVPEKKIEPVVFEKVKMPQKKEDPQLPRKSSPKSSAPVMDLLGLDAPVACSIANSKTSNTLEKDLDLLASVPSPSSSVSRKVVGSMPTAGSAGSVPENLNLFPEPGSKSEEIGKKQLSKDSILSLYGSQTPQMPTQAMFMAPAQMAYPTAYPSFPGVTPPNSIMGSMMPPPVGMVAQPGASGMVAPMAMPAGYMGGMQASMMGVPNGMMTTQQAGYMAGMAAMPQTMYGVQPAQQLQWNLTQMTQQMAGMNFYGANGMMNYGQSMSGGNGQAANQTLSPQMWK, from the exons ATGCAAGAAATGGGGAATGGAAAGGCAAACCGACTTTATGAAGCCTACCTTCCTGAGACCTTTCGGCGACCCCAGATAGACCC AGCTGTTGAGGGATTTATTCGAGATAAATACGAGAAGAAGAAATACATGGACCGAAGTCTGGACATCAATGCCTTTAGG aaagaaagagatgacAAGTGGAAAAGAGGGAGTGAACCAGttccagagaaaaaaatagagcctGTTGTTTTTGAGAAAGTGAAAATG CCACAGAAAAAAGAAGATCCACAGCTACCTCGGAAAAGCTCCCCGAAATCCTCAGCACCTGTCATGGATTTGTTGGGCCTTG ATGCTCCTGTGGCCTGCTCCATTGCAAACAGCAAGACCAGCAATACCCTAGAGAAGGATTTAGATCTTTTGGCCTCTGTTCCATCCCCTTCTTCTTCTGTTTCCAGAAAG GTTGTAGGTTCCATGCCAACTGCAGGGAGTGCCGGCTCTGTTCCCGAAAACCTGAACCTGTTTCCGGAGCCAGGGAGCAAATCAGAAGAAATAGGCAAGAAACAGCTCTCTAAAGACTCCATCCTTTCACTCTATGGATCCCAGACACCTCAGATGCCTACTCAAG CAATGTTCATGGCTCCTGCTCAGATGGCCTATCCCACAGCCTACCCCAGCTTCCCTGGGGTTACACCTCCTAACAGCATAATGGGGAGCATGATGCCCCCACCAGTAGGCATGGTAGCTCAGCCAGGAGCTTCTGGCATGGTTGCCCCCATGGCCATGCCTGCAGGCTACATGGGTGGCATGCAGGCGTCAATGATGGGTGTGCCGAACGGAATGATGACCACCCAACAGGCCGGCTACATGGCAGGCATGGCAGCTATGCCCCAGACAATGTATGGGGTTCAGCCAGCTCAGCAGCTGCAGTGGAACCTTACTCAG ATGACCCAGCAGATGGCTGGGATGAACTTCTATGGAGCCAACGGCATGATGAACTATGGACAGTCAATGAGCGGCGGAAATGGACAGGCAGCAAATCAGACTCTCAGTCCTCAGatgtggaaataa
- the SMAP2 gene encoding stromal membrane-associated protein 2 isoform X1, producing the protein MTGKSVKDVDRYQAVLANLLLEEDNKFCADCQSKGPRWASWNIGVFICIRCAGIHRNLGVHISRVKSVNLDQWTQEQIQCMQEMGNGKANRLYEAYLPETFRRPQIDPAVEGFIRDKYEKKKYMDRSLDINAFRKERDDKWKRGSEPVPEKKIEPVVFEKVKMPQKKEDPQLPRKSSPKSSAPVMDLLGLDAPVACSIANSKTSNTLEKDLDLLASVPSPSSSVSRKVVGSMPTAGSAGSVPENLNLFPEPGSKSEEIGKKQLSKDSILSLYGSQTPQMPTQAMFMAPAQMAYPTAYPSFPGVTPPNSIMGSMMPPPVGMVAQPGASGMVAPMAMPAGYMGGMQASMMGVPNGMMTTQQAGYMAGMAAMPQTMYGVQPAQQLQWNLTQMTQQMAGMNFYGANGMMNYGQSMSGGNGQAANQTLSPQMWK; encoded by the exons GGCCACGATGGGCCTCCTGGAACATTGGTGTGTTCATCTGCATTCGATGTGCTGGAATCCACAGGAATCTGGGGGTGCACATATCCAGGGTAAAGTCAGTTAACCTCGACCAGTGGACTCAAGAACAGATTCAG TGCATGCAAGAAATGGGGAATGGAAAGGCAAACCGACTTTATGAAGCCTACCTTCCTGAGACCTTTCGGCGACCCCAGATAGACCC AGCTGTTGAGGGATTTATTCGAGATAAATACGAGAAGAAGAAATACATGGACCGAAGTCTGGACATCAATGCCTTTAGG aaagaaagagatgacAAGTGGAAAAGAGGGAGTGAACCAGttccagagaaaaaaatagagcctGTTGTTTTTGAGAAAGTGAAAATG CCACAGAAAAAAGAAGATCCACAGCTACCTCGGAAAAGCTCCCCGAAATCCTCAGCACCTGTCATGGATTTGTTGGGCCTTG ATGCTCCTGTGGCCTGCTCCATTGCAAACAGCAAGACCAGCAATACCCTAGAGAAGGATTTAGATCTTTTGGCCTCTGTTCCATCCCCTTCTTCTTCTGTTTCCAGAAAG GTTGTAGGTTCCATGCCAACTGCAGGGAGTGCCGGCTCTGTTCCCGAAAACCTGAACCTGTTTCCGGAGCCAGGGAGCAAATCAGAAGAAATAGGCAAGAAACAGCTCTCTAAAGACTCCATCCTTTCACTCTATGGATCCCAGACACCTCAGATGCCTACTCAAG CAATGTTCATGGCTCCTGCTCAGATGGCCTATCCCACAGCCTACCCCAGCTTCCCTGGGGTTACACCTCCTAACAGCATAATGGGGAGCATGATGCCCCCACCAGTAGGCATGGTAGCTCAGCCAGGAGCTTCTGGCATGGTTGCCCCCATGGCCATGCCTGCAGGCTACATGGGTGGCATGCAGGCGTCAATGATGGGTGTGCCGAACGGAATGATGACCACCCAACAGGCCGGCTACATGGCAGGCATGGCAGCTATGCCCCAGACAATGTATGGGGTTCAGCCAGCTCAGCAGCTGCAGTGGAACCTTACTCAG ATGACCCAGCAGATGGCTGGGATGAACTTCTATGGAGCCAACGGCATGATGAACTATGGACAGTCAATGAGCGGCGGAAATGGACAGGCAGCAAATCAGACTCTCAGTCCTCAGatgtggaaataa
- the SMAP2 gene encoding stromal membrane-associated protein 2 isoform X2: MKSLKWPRWASWNIGVFICIRCAGIHRNLGVHISRVKSVNLDQWTQEQIQCMQEMGNGKANRLYEAYLPETFRRPQIDPAVEGFIRDKYEKKKYMDRSLDINAFRKERDDKWKRGSEPVPEKKIEPVVFEKVKMPQKKEDPQLPRKSSPKSSAPVMDLLGLDAPVACSIANSKTSNTLEKDLDLLASVPSPSSSVSRKVVGSMPTAGSAGSVPENLNLFPEPGSKSEEIGKKQLSKDSILSLYGSQTPQMPTQAMFMAPAQMAYPTAYPSFPGVTPPNSIMGSMMPPPVGMVAQPGASGMVAPMAMPAGYMGGMQASMMGVPNGMMTTQQAGYMAGMAAMPQTMYGVQPAQQLQWNLTQMTQQMAGMNFYGANGMMNYGQSMSGGNGQAANQTLSPQMWK; the protein is encoded by the exons ATGAAGTCACTAAaat GGCCACGATGGGCCTCCTGGAACATTGGTGTGTTCATCTGCATTCGATGTGCTGGAATCCACAGGAATCTGGGGGTGCACATATCCAGGGTAAAGTCAGTTAACCTCGACCAGTGGACTCAAGAACAGATTCAG TGCATGCAAGAAATGGGGAATGGAAAGGCAAACCGACTTTATGAAGCCTACCTTCCTGAGACCTTTCGGCGACCCCAGATAGACCC AGCTGTTGAGGGATTTATTCGAGATAAATACGAGAAGAAGAAATACATGGACCGAAGTCTGGACATCAATGCCTTTAGG aaagaaagagatgacAAGTGGAAAAGAGGGAGTGAACCAGttccagagaaaaaaatagagcctGTTGTTTTTGAGAAAGTGAAAATG CCACAGAAAAAAGAAGATCCACAGCTACCTCGGAAAAGCTCCCCGAAATCCTCAGCACCTGTCATGGATTTGTTGGGCCTTG ATGCTCCTGTGGCCTGCTCCATTGCAAACAGCAAGACCAGCAATACCCTAGAGAAGGATTTAGATCTTTTGGCCTCTGTTCCATCCCCTTCTTCTTCTGTTTCCAGAAAG GTTGTAGGTTCCATGCCAACTGCAGGGAGTGCCGGCTCTGTTCCCGAAAACCTGAACCTGTTTCCGGAGCCAGGGAGCAAATCAGAAGAAATAGGCAAGAAACAGCTCTCTAAAGACTCCATCCTTTCACTCTATGGATCCCAGACACCTCAGATGCCTACTCAAG CAATGTTCATGGCTCCTGCTCAGATGGCCTATCCCACAGCCTACCCCAGCTTCCCTGGGGTTACACCTCCTAACAGCATAATGGGGAGCATGATGCCCCCACCAGTAGGCATGGTAGCTCAGCCAGGAGCTTCTGGCATGGTTGCCCCCATGGCCATGCCTGCAGGCTACATGGGTGGCATGCAGGCGTCAATGATGGGTGTGCCGAACGGAATGATGACCACCCAACAGGCCGGCTACATGGCAGGCATGGCAGCTATGCCCCAGACAATGTATGGGGTTCAGCCAGCTCAGCAGCTGCAGTGGAACCTTACTCAG ATGACCCAGCAGATGGCTGGGATGAACTTCTATGGAGCCAACGGCATGATGAACTATGGACAGTCAATGAGCGGCGGAAATGGACAGGCAGCAAATCAGACTCTCAGTCCTCAGatgtggaaataa